The DNA region TGCTGGCTTTGTCATCGCCGGAGTTGGCGTCGATGAAATCAATAACAAGCGGGCGGATGTTGTTGCGCCAGCTGCTGCCGGCGAAGATGCCATAGTGACCCGCACCCGGTTCGACATGGCTGGCTTTCTTGCTGTCGGGCAGGCCGGTGCACAGATCAAGCGCGGCAATACATTGGCCGGGGGCGGAAATGTCGTCTTTCTCGCCTTCAACAGTTTTGACCGCAACGGTGGTGATTGCACCGATGTCTACCTTGTGGCCGTCGACCACAAATTCATTCTTGGCGATTTCGCGGTTCTTGAACACGCGTTCGACCGTCGAGAGGTAGAATTCGGCCGTCATGTCCATCACGGCGAGGTATTCATCGTAAAACCGGTTATGGGGGTCGTCATCACCGGCTTGGCCCTGCATTACGCGCATGATCTGATCCTGGAAGGCTTGCGAGTGACGCTCGCCATTCATCGACATGAACGAGGACAGTTGCAGAAGGCCGGGGTAGACCATGCGGCCAACGCCCTTGTGTTTGAAGCCGACACGCTGAATTGCGGTTTCTTCGAGTTGGCCCATGGTGACGCGGCGGCCAAAGTCGGTCACATCCGTTTCGGCGGCGTCAGGGTCGATCGGACCACCAATGAGGGTCAGCGAGCGCGGCTGTGCTTCGGGGTCTTGCTCGGCCAGATAGGCGGTGGCGGCAAGGGTTAGGGGGGCGGGCTGGCACACGGCGATCACGTGGGTGTCGGGGCCAAGCGCCTTCATAAAATCGACAAGGTAGAGTGTATAATCCTCGACATCGAACTTGCCTTCGGAGACCGGGATATCGCGCGCGTTGTGCCAATCAGTGATATAGACTTCACAATCGACCAGAAGCGATTTCACGGTCGAACGCAGCAATGTGGCGTAGTGACCCGACATTGGTGCCACCAGCAAGACTTTGCGCTGGGCGGGTTCGCGGCCGGGAATGGAGAAATGAATCAGATCGCCAAACGGGCGTTCGACCACGGTTTCGATATTGACGAGGTGATCTTTGCCGTCCTCGCAGGTGAAGGTGCGGATGCCCCAGCTGGGCTTGACCACCATGCGCGCAAAGGTGCGTTCTGTCACTTCGCCCCAAGCCGCCATCCATTGAAAAGCGGGGTTTGGAACCATTGAGAACATCGGGTAAGATGCCAGAGACAGGGCGGAGGCACCAAGCCACTGATTGGTATTACGGAAAGTTTCCATCAGATCGTAG from Rhodobacteraceae bacterium LMO-JJ12 includes:
- the phaZ gene encoding polyhydroxyalkanoate depolymerase, yielding MRYMATYDLMETFRNTNQWLGASALSLASYPMFSMVPNPAFQWMAAWGEVTERTFARMVVKPSWGIRTFTCEDGKDHLVNIETVVERPFGDLIHFSIPGREPAQRKVLLVAPMSGHYATLLRSTVKSLLVDCEVYITDWHNARDIPVSEGKFDVEDYTLYLVDFMKALGPDTHVIAVCQPAPLTLAATAYLAEQDPEAQPRSLTLIGGPIDPDAAETDVTDFGRRVTMGQLEETAIQRVGFKHKGVGRMVYPGLLQLSSFMSMNGERHSQAFQDQIMRVMQGQAGDDDPHNRFYDEYLAVMDMTAEFYLSTVERVFKNREIAKNEFVVDGHKVDIGAITTVAVKTVEGEKDDISAPGQCIAALDLCTGLPDSKKASHVEPGAGHYGIFAGSSWRNNIRPLVIDFIDANSGDDKASSASAKTASKPSRAKGKKAANKNAAA